From one Nonomuraea polychroma genomic stretch:
- a CDS encoding argininosuccinate synthase — MTERVVLAYSGGLDTSVAIPYLAEKMNAEVVCVAVDLGQGGEDMEAIQKRAIDCGAAESVVVDAKEEFAADFCVPALQANALYMDRYPLVSSLSRPLIAKHLVTAAQQFGGTIVSHGCTGKGNDQVRFEAGLAALAPDLKVVAPARDFAWTRDKAIEYAEAKGLPIETSKKNPFSIDQNLWGRAVETGFLEDIWNGPTEEVYSYTADPSQPREPDEVVLTFEAGVPVKIDGRSLTPYEIIDELNKRAGAQGVGRIDMVEDRLVGIKSREVYEAPGAIALINAHMELENVTVERDLARFKRGVDQRWSELVYDGLWFSPLKDALDALIRQAQKHVSGDVRMTLHAGKATVTGRRSEESLYDFSLATYDTGDTFDQSLAKGFVQLFSLPAKIAAARDARKG, encoded by the coding sequence ATGACCGAGCGAGTAGTCCTCGCCTACTCCGGCGGGCTCGACACCTCCGTCGCCATCCCCTACCTCGCCGAGAAGATGAACGCCGAAGTCGTCTGCGTCGCCGTGGACCTCGGCCAGGGCGGCGAGGACATGGAAGCGATCCAGAAGCGCGCCATCGACTGCGGCGCCGCCGAGTCGGTCGTGGTGGACGCCAAGGAGGAGTTCGCCGCCGACTTCTGCGTGCCCGCGCTGCAGGCCAACGCCCTCTACATGGACCGCTATCCGCTGGTGTCGTCGCTGTCGCGGCCGCTCATCGCCAAGCACCTGGTGACGGCGGCCCAGCAGTTCGGCGGCACCATCGTCTCCCATGGCTGCACCGGCAAGGGCAACGACCAGGTCCGCTTCGAGGCCGGCCTGGCCGCTCTGGCGCCCGATCTGAAGGTCGTCGCGCCCGCCCGCGACTTCGCCTGGACCCGCGACAAGGCCATCGAGTACGCCGAGGCCAAGGGCCTGCCCATCGAGACGTCGAAGAAGAACCCGTTCTCCATCGACCAGAACCTCTGGGGCCGCGCCGTCGAGACGGGCTTCCTGGAGGACATCTGGAACGGCCCGACGGAGGAGGTCTACTCCTACACCGCCGACCCTTCCCAGCCGCGTGAGCCCGACGAGGTCGTCCTCACCTTCGAGGCCGGCGTCCCGGTCAAGATCGACGGGCGGTCGCTGACGCCGTACGAGATCATCGACGAGCTCAACAAGCGCGCCGGCGCCCAGGGCGTCGGCCGGATCGACATGGTCGAGGACCGGCTCGTCGGCATCAAGTCCCGCGAGGTGTACGAGGCGCCGGGCGCCATCGCGCTCATCAACGCCCACATGGAGCTGGAGAACGTCACCGTCGAGCGTGACCTGGCCCGCTTCAAGCGCGGCGTGGACCAGCGGTGGAGCGAGCTCGTCTACGACGGTCTGTGGTTCTCGCCGCTCAAGGACGCCCTCGACGCGCTCATCCGGCAGGCGCAGAAGCACGTCTCCGGCGACGTCCGCATGACCCTGCACGCCGGCAAGGCCACCGTCACCGGCCGCCGCTCCGAGGAGTCCTTGTACGATTTCTCGCTGGCCACGTACGACACCGGCGACACCTTCGACCAGTCGCTCGCCAAGGGCTTCGTCCAGCTGTTCTCCCTCCCCGCGAAGATCGCCGCGGCGCGGGACGCGAGGAAGGGCTGA
- a CDS encoding arginine repressor → MTIPMTKAARQQKITDLLRRQVVRSQPELAKLLADSGVEVTQATLSRDLDELGALKLRAEDGSLVYALPGEGGGRIPVARVGTGESPSARLQRVAEELLVSAEASANLVVVKTPPGAAQFMSSAIDHADWESILGTVAGDDTILVITRDPAGGPAVAEALLKVADRRNWEHK, encoded by the coding sequence ATGACGATTCCGATGACCAAGGCGGCCAGGCAGCAGAAGATCACCGACCTGCTGCGCCGGCAGGTCGTGCGCTCCCAGCCGGAGCTGGCGAAGCTGCTCGCCGACAGTGGTGTCGAGGTCACCCAGGCCACGCTCTCGCGCGACCTGGATGAGCTCGGGGCGCTCAAGCTGCGCGCCGAGGACGGCTCACTGGTGTACGCGCTGCCCGGCGAGGGCGGCGGCCGGATTCCGGTCGCCCGCGTGGGCACCGGCGAGTCCCCGTCGGCGAGGCTGCAGCGCGTCGCCGAGGAACTGCTGGTGAGCGCCGAGGCCTCGGCCAACCTGGTCGTCGTGAAGACCCCTCCGGGGGCGGCACAGTTCATGTCCTCCGCCATCGACCACGCCGACTGGGAGTCCATCCTCGGCACGGTGGCGGGCGACGACACCATCCTCGTCATCACCCGCGACCCAGCGGGCGGGCCGGCGGTCGCCGAGGCCCTGCTCAAAGTCGCCGACCGGCGCAATTGGGAGCACAAATGA
- the argF gene encoding ornithine carbamoyltransferase has product MVRHSADSARIRHFLRDDDLSPAEQAEVLDLAAAMKKDRFGYRPFEGPQTVAVLFDKPSARTRVSFHTGIGELGGLPLVVDNVSILMGRGEPTADIARVLDRQVSAIVWRTTGQELIDEMAAHSRVPVVNALTDEFHPCQILADLQTVREHLGSTAGLTLTFLGDGANNMAHSYLLGGATAGMHVRIAAPPGYQPDPVILDQAAAIAVKTGGSVVALSDPVAAAQGAHVIATDTWVSMGQDGKEQRVRDLMPYQVNAELLQHAAPDAIVLHCLPAYRDYEITDEVLEGPRSVVWDQAENRLHAQKALLHWLVTHVSERSEGTNKHSDDIVMRPEGS; this is encoded by the coding sequence ATGGTCAGACACAGCGCGGACTCGGCGCGAATCAGACACTTCCTGAGGGACGATGACCTCTCGCCCGCGGAGCAGGCGGAGGTCCTGGACCTCGCCGCCGCGATGAAGAAGGACCGGTTCGGCTACCGGCCGTTCGAGGGGCCGCAGACGGTCGCGGTGTTGTTCGACAAGCCGTCGGCCCGCACCCGCGTCTCCTTCCACACCGGCATCGGCGAGCTGGGCGGCCTGCCGCTGGTCGTGGACAACGTCTCGATCCTCATGGGCCGCGGCGAGCCCACCGCCGACATCGCCAGGGTGCTCGACCGGCAGGTCTCCGCCATCGTCTGGCGGACCACCGGCCAGGAGCTCATCGACGAGATGGCCGCCCACTCCCGCGTGCCGGTCGTCAACGCGCTCACCGACGAGTTCCACCCCTGCCAGATCCTCGCCGACCTGCAGACCGTCCGGGAGCACCTGGGCAGCACCGCAGGCCTCACGCTGACCTTCCTCGGCGACGGCGCCAACAACATGGCCCACTCCTACCTGCTCGGCGGCGCCACGGCCGGGATGCACGTCCGCATCGCCGCCCCGCCCGGCTACCAGCCCGACCCGGTCATCCTCGACCAGGCCGCCGCCATCGCCGTCAAGACGGGCGGATCGGTGGTCGCGCTGTCGGACCCGGTCGCCGCGGCCCAGGGCGCCCACGTGATCGCCACCGACACGTGGGTGTCGATGGGCCAGGACGGCAAGGAGCAGCGGGTCCGCGACCTCATGCCGTACCAGGTCAATGCCGAGCTGCTGCAGCACGCCGCGCCGGACGCGATCGTGCTGCACTGCCTGCCTGCCTACCGCGACTACGAGATCACCGACGAGGTGCTCGAAGGTCCGCGCAGCGTCGTGTGGGACCAGGCCGAGAACCGGCTGCATGCCCAGAAGGCCCTGTTGCACTGGCTGGTGACCCACGTGAGCGAGCGAAGCGAGGGCACCAATAAGCACAGTGACGATATCGTCATGAGGCCGGAGGGCTCATGA